In Hippoglossus stenolepis isolate QCI-W04-F060 chromosome 21, HSTE1.2, whole genome shotgun sequence, one DNA window encodes the following:
- the si:dkey-94l16.4 gene encoding transcription factor 20 isoform X2 — MEQPPGSRDDLQPQDLSTSSIPSVIDLTGKGEECVLNAASLDALPFVKSPGWYANSATSNQGLPFSETGSPDVALQSGEPIQPDNAFSRTTVTLSYVSRSHVFSAQDSLSRRSPLCGVPPIGNFSLHPSCDSEKGPGETGFSLAQHYVEQAEGQVDLGIQPELLQSLSQAPAGPEKDGGVISSDGYVDERVRRRKEEVEHSRGLENGQGNSSVACAESSPETLTPATVEDPEKGTSEMLLLMSKNQDPVVVLESVAARDLCSLSREYISPLEDPVSPSATSLDYVEDVFILPQASCSPSGDNSYLEAAEEVAWDVSRTEGAIQEGSDITRLDSINENKQPVHGQKSAIEPLIDLTDDVCVSSVLEDNPKTVIPHMNGNAKAQERTLTEKKLPWRSSRGTRLDAIVMNINSSRYKVSGCIRTNKKARASPPTASVSSLAETKSKNTLPVGKRKSRATSSFSVKTIKQKAETPVKRVQTNNINTDSTSDSKLLSISKKSHSSTPPKSPQLAVHKRSREEPKDVSLPVCSPQTSPKQSTRRRSSQPSPQSAAHKNSKKETEPLSLPNPSAEIHVARSSPPPSKSPKKSPGKAKGKAAGSKTSPTAKTKVPRVAKRRRKKPMSSQSLSMFSPMEPEIKLKYVNFKEEKRELRSDSFSPFIRINRRQPSPSLCSVINYQEEGRTQCKKGQQQQAHPGDFLSAVVPSTSCLQLGRASTHSQHQRSLVCCLCGKAANAMDLGDLHGPYYPEGYQPSTKRPASISRLKEEEDGFSDSDSSSCSGRGRRRKCAVPPTQWSFRPGGQLQQKGLLESHRLTSNGMGSPAAKRARSDPSTADVEDWYSPPVLPLEPCEYWLHEDCGIWSAGVFLVKGKVYGLEEAVKTAQEMMCSACADPGATLGCFFKGCPNKYHYRCALESECVLLEENFSMKCKKHKDKTFKGPAGNRCNNR, encoded by the exons ATGGAGCAGCCACCTGGGAGCAGAGATGATCTACAGCCTCAGGacctctccacctccagcatCCCCTCTGTGATCGACCTGACCGGGAAAGGCGAGGAATGTGTCCTCAACGCCGCGTCCCTCGATGCCCTGCCGTTCGTCAAGAGCCCGGGCTGGTATGCGAATTCTGCGACCAGCAACCAAGGATTACCCTTCTCAGAGACCGGCTCCCCGGACGTCGCGCTCCAGTCAGGGGAACCCATTCAACCAGACAATGCCTTCTCTCGCACTACAGTCACCCTCTCCTACGTGAGCAGGTCTCACGTATTCTCCGCTCAAGACTCGTTGTCTCGTCGCTCGCCTCTGTGCGGTGTGCCCCCCATTGGCAACTTCTCCCTCCACCCGTCATGTGACTCAGAGAAAGGGCCCGGGGAGACAGGATTTTCACTGGCCCAGCATTACGTGGAACAGGCTGAGGGTCAAGTGGACCTCGGCATTCAGCCAGAACTTTTGCAGTCGTTATCTCAGGCTCCGGCGGGACCAGAGAAGGATGGGGGAGTGATTTCCAGTGACGGGTACGTGGACGAGCGGGTGCgaaggaggaaagaagaagtggAACACAGTAGGGGTTTAGAGAATGGTCAAGGTAATAGTTCAGTAGCATGTGCAGAATCCTCACCAGAGACTCTCACCCCTGCAACAGTAGAGGATCCGGAGAAGGGCACGTCTGAGATGCTCTTACTCATGTCTAAAAACCAGGACCCGGTGGTTGTCCTGGAAAGCGTGGCTGCTAGAGACCTGTGTTCCCTGAGCAGGGAGTACATCAGTCCTCTGGAGGACCCCGTCTCCCCCTCCGCTACCTCACTGGACTATGTGGAGGATGTGTTCATCCTTCCTCAGGCCTCCTGCTCGCCCAGCGGCGACAACTCCTACctagaggcagcagaggaggttGCATGGGATGTCTCTAGAACAGAAGGGGCCATTCAGGAAGGCTCTGACATCACAAGGTTGGATTCAATCAATGAAAACAAGCAGCCAGTCCATGGACAGAAGTCAGCGATAGAGCCTTTGATTGACTTGAcagatgatgtttgtgtgtccagtGTTTTAGAGGACAACCCCAAGACTGTTATTCCCCACATGAATGGGAATGCAAAGGCCCAAGAGAGaactttaacagaaaaaaaactgccgTGGCGTTCCAGCAGAGGGACGCGGCTGGATGCTATAGTTATGAACATAAATTCAAGCAGGTATAAAGTATCAGGATGCATACGCACCAATAAGAAAGCCCGTGCTTCCCCACCAACAGCTAGTGTTTCTAGCTTAGCAGAGACTAAGAGTAAAAACACCCTGCCAGtaggaaaaaggaaaagcagagcGACGTCATctttctctgtgaaaacaataaaacaaaaagcagaaactCCAGTGAAAAGGGTTCAAACTAATAACATTAACACTGACTCTACCTCTGACTCTAAATTGCTCAGCATTTCTAAAAAGTCACATAGCAGCACACCTCCAAAAAGTCCTCAGCTTGCCGTGCACAAGAGGTCAAGGGAAGAGCCAAAGGATGTTTCACTCCCTGTATGTTCTCCACAGACTAGCCCCAAGCAGTCAACTAGGAGACGTTCATCACAGCCCAGTCCTCAGTCTGCTGCTCACAAGAACTCTAAGAAGGAGACAGAGCCTCTGTCTCTTCCCAACCCCTCAGCGGAAATTCATGTGGCAAGATCTTCCCCACCACCATCGAAGTCTCCAAAGAAAAGTCCAGGCAAAGCCAAAGGCAAGGCTGCAGGTAGCAAAACATCTCCCACCGCCAAGACGAAGGTGCCTCGCGTTGCCAAGAGGAGGCGAAAGAAACCTATGAGCAGTCAGTCTTTGTCCATGTTCTCCCCCATGGAGCCGGAGATCAAGTTGAAGTACGTCAACTtcaaggaggagaaaagggagcTGAGGTCAGACAGTTTCTCTCCGTTCATCCGCATTAACCGTCGGCAGCCATCGCCTTCACTGTGTTCTGTAATCAACTACCAGGAGGAGGGAAGGACACAATGCAAGAagggtcagcagcagcaggctcacCCCGGTGACTTCCTCTCTGCAGTTGTACCCAGTACGTCTTGTCTCCAGCTGGGCCGGGCGTCCACACACAGCCAGCACCAGCGCTCTCTTGTCTGCTGCCTGTGTGGGAAAGCGGCCAATGCCATGGACTTGGGGGACCTCCACGGCCCTTACTACCCCGAGGGGTACCAGCCGAGCACCAAAAGACCAGCCAGCATATCGCGGctcaaagaggaggaggacggttTTAGCGATTCAGACTCCTCATCCTGCAGtggcagaggcaggaggaggaagtgtgcTGTCCCGCCCACACAGTGGTCCTTCAGGCCGGGAGGTCAGCTCCAACAGAAGGGCCTCCTGGAGAGCCACCGGTTGACCAGTAACGGCATGGGCAGCCCCGCAGCTAAGCGGGCTCGCTCAGACCCCAGCACTGCAGACGTGGAGGACTGGTACAGCCCCCCTGTGCTGCCCCTGGAGCCCTGTGAGTACTGGCTCCATGAAGACTGCGGCATCTGGTCCGCAGGCGTGTTCCTCGTGAAGGGCAAAGTCTACGGACTGGAGGAGGCTGTCAAGACGGCACAAGAGATG atgtgCTCCGCGTGTGCTGATCCAGGTGCGACTCTGGGCTGCTTCTTCAAAGGTTGTCCCAACAAGTACCACTACAGATGTGCTCTGGAGTCAG AGTGTGTACTCCTTGAAGAAAACTTCTCCATGAAGTGTAAAAAGCACAAG GACAAGACGTTCAAAGGTCCTGCAGGGAACAGATGCAACAACAGGTGA
- the si:dkey-94l16.4 gene encoding transcription factor 20 isoform X1 translates to MEQPPGSRDDLQPQDLSTSSIPSVIDLTGKGEECVLNAASLDALPFVKSPGWYANSATSNQGLPFSETGSPDVALQSGEPIQPDNAFSRTTVTLSYVSRSHVFSAQDSLSRRSPLCGVPPIGNFSLHPSCDSEKGPGETGFSLAQHYVEQAEGQVDLGIQPELLQSLSQAPAGPEKDGGVISSDGYVDERVRRRKEEVEHSRGLENGQGNSSVACAESSPETLTPATVEDPEKGTSEMLLLMSKNQDPVVVLESVAARDLCSLSREYISPLEDPVSPSATSLDYVEDVFILPQASCSPSGDNSYLEAAEEVAWDVSRTEGAIQEGSDITRLDSINENKQPVHGQKSAIEPLIDLTDDVCVSSVLEDNPKTVIPHMNGNAKAQERTLTEKKLPWRSSRGTRLDAIVMNINSSRYKVSGCIRTNKKARASPPTASVSSLAETKSKNTLPVGKRKSRATSSFSVKTIKQKAETPVKRVQTNNINTDSTSDSKLLSISKKSHSSTPPKSPQLAVHKRSREEPKDVSLPVCSPQTSPKQSTRRRSSQPSPQSAAHKNSKKETEPLSLPNPSAEIHVARSSPPPSKSPKKSPGKAKGKAAGSKTSPTAKTKVPRVAKRRRKKPMSSQSLSMFSPMEPEIKLKYVNFKEEKRELRSDSFSPFIRINRRQPSPSLCSVINYQEEGRTQCKKGQQQQAHPGDFLSAVVPSTSCLQLGRASTHSQHQRSLVCCLCGKAANAMDLGDLHGPYYPEGYQPSTKRPASISRLKEEEDGFSDSDSSSCSGRGRRRKCAVPPTQWSFRPGGQLQQKGLLESHRLTSNGMGSPAAKRARSDPSTADVEDWYSPPVLPLEPCEYWLHEDCGIWSAGVFLVKGKVYGLEEAVKTAQEMMCSACADPGATLGCFFKGCPNKYHYRCALESAECVLLEENFSMKCKKHKDKTFKGPAGNRCNNR, encoded by the exons ATGGAGCAGCCACCTGGGAGCAGAGATGATCTACAGCCTCAGGacctctccacctccagcatCCCCTCTGTGATCGACCTGACCGGGAAAGGCGAGGAATGTGTCCTCAACGCCGCGTCCCTCGATGCCCTGCCGTTCGTCAAGAGCCCGGGCTGGTATGCGAATTCTGCGACCAGCAACCAAGGATTACCCTTCTCAGAGACCGGCTCCCCGGACGTCGCGCTCCAGTCAGGGGAACCCATTCAACCAGACAATGCCTTCTCTCGCACTACAGTCACCCTCTCCTACGTGAGCAGGTCTCACGTATTCTCCGCTCAAGACTCGTTGTCTCGTCGCTCGCCTCTGTGCGGTGTGCCCCCCATTGGCAACTTCTCCCTCCACCCGTCATGTGACTCAGAGAAAGGGCCCGGGGAGACAGGATTTTCACTGGCCCAGCATTACGTGGAACAGGCTGAGGGTCAAGTGGACCTCGGCATTCAGCCAGAACTTTTGCAGTCGTTATCTCAGGCTCCGGCGGGACCAGAGAAGGATGGGGGAGTGATTTCCAGTGACGGGTACGTGGACGAGCGGGTGCgaaggaggaaagaagaagtggAACACAGTAGGGGTTTAGAGAATGGTCAAGGTAATAGTTCAGTAGCATGTGCAGAATCCTCACCAGAGACTCTCACCCCTGCAACAGTAGAGGATCCGGAGAAGGGCACGTCTGAGATGCTCTTACTCATGTCTAAAAACCAGGACCCGGTGGTTGTCCTGGAAAGCGTGGCTGCTAGAGACCTGTGTTCCCTGAGCAGGGAGTACATCAGTCCTCTGGAGGACCCCGTCTCCCCCTCCGCTACCTCACTGGACTATGTGGAGGATGTGTTCATCCTTCCTCAGGCCTCCTGCTCGCCCAGCGGCGACAACTCCTACctagaggcagcagaggaggttGCATGGGATGTCTCTAGAACAGAAGGGGCCATTCAGGAAGGCTCTGACATCACAAGGTTGGATTCAATCAATGAAAACAAGCAGCCAGTCCATGGACAGAAGTCAGCGATAGAGCCTTTGATTGACTTGAcagatgatgtttgtgtgtccagtGTTTTAGAGGACAACCCCAAGACTGTTATTCCCCACATGAATGGGAATGCAAAGGCCCAAGAGAGaactttaacagaaaaaaaactgccgTGGCGTTCCAGCAGAGGGACGCGGCTGGATGCTATAGTTATGAACATAAATTCAAGCAGGTATAAAGTATCAGGATGCATACGCACCAATAAGAAAGCCCGTGCTTCCCCACCAACAGCTAGTGTTTCTAGCTTAGCAGAGACTAAGAGTAAAAACACCCTGCCAGtaggaaaaaggaaaagcagagcGACGTCATctttctctgtgaaaacaataaaacaaaaagcagaaactCCAGTGAAAAGGGTTCAAACTAATAACATTAACACTGACTCTACCTCTGACTCTAAATTGCTCAGCATTTCTAAAAAGTCACATAGCAGCACACCTCCAAAAAGTCCTCAGCTTGCCGTGCACAAGAGGTCAAGGGAAGAGCCAAAGGATGTTTCACTCCCTGTATGTTCTCCACAGACTAGCCCCAAGCAGTCAACTAGGAGACGTTCATCACAGCCCAGTCCTCAGTCTGCTGCTCACAAGAACTCTAAGAAGGAGACAGAGCCTCTGTCTCTTCCCAACCCCTCAGCGGAAATTCATGTGGCAAGATCTTCCCCACCACCATCGAAGTCTCCAAAGAAAAGTCCAGGCAAAGCCAAAGGCAAGGCTGCAGGTAGCAAAACATCTCCCACCGCCAAGACGAAGGTGCCTCGCGTTGCCAAGAGGAGGCGAAAGAAACCTATGAGCAGTCAGTCTTTGTCCATGTTCTCCCCCATGGAGCCGGAGATCAAGTTGAAGTACGTCAACTtcaaggaggagaaaagggagcTGAGGTCAGACAGTTTCTCTCCGTTCATCCGCATTAACCGTCGGCAGCCATCGCCTTCACTGTGTTCTGTAATCAACTACCAGGAGGAGGGAAGGACACAATGCAAGAagggtcagcagcagcaggctcacCCCGGTGACTTCCTCTCTGCAGTTGTACCCAGTACGTCTTGTCTCCAGCTGGGCCGGGCGTCCACACACAGCCAGCACCAGCGCTCTCTTGTCTGCTGCCTGTGTGGGAAAGCGGCCAATGCCATGGACTTGGGGGACCTCCACGGCCCTTACTACCCCGAGGGGTACCAGCCGAGCACCAAAAGACCAGCCAGCATATCGCGGctcaaagaggaggaggacggttTTAGCGATTCAGACTCCTCATCCTGCAGtggcagaggcaggaggaggaagtgtgcTGTCCCGCCCACACAGTGGTCCTTCAGGCCGGGAGGTCAGCTCCAACAGAAGGGCCTCCTGGAGAGCCACCGGTTGACCAGTAACGGCATGGGCAGCCCCGCAGCTAAGCGGGCTCGCTCAGACCCCAGCACTGCAGACGTGGAGGACTGGTACAGCCCCCCTGTGCTGCCCCTGGAGCCCTGTGAGTACTGGCTCCATGAAGACTGCGGCATCTGGTCCGCAGGCGTGTTCCTCGTGAAGGGCAAAGTCTACGGACTGGAGGAGGCTGTCAAGACGGCACAAGAGATG atgtgCTCCGCGTGTGCTGATCCAGGTGCGACTCTGGGCTGCTTCTTCAAAGGTTGTCCCAACAAGTACCACTACAGATGTGCTCTGGAGTCAG CAGAGTGTGTACTCCTTGAAGAAAACTTCTCCATGAAGTGTAAAAAGCACAAG GACAAGACGTTCAAAGGTCCTGCAGGGAACAGATGCAACAACAGGTGA